From the genome of Deinococcus aerius, one region includes:
- the purH gene encoding bifunctional phosphoribosylaminoimidazolecarboxamide formyltransferase/IMP cyclohydrolase: protein MTRRALISVSDKTGIEAFARALVARSWEILSTGGTLAALRAAGVPATAVSDVTGFPEILDGRVKTLHPNIHGGILARREEGHLAQLAAHGIGPIDLVCVNLYPFRETVARGADFGEAVENIDIGGPAMIRAAAKNHQDVLVFVDPGDYGLAFQDDVSPADRRRLAAKAFRHTSEYDAAITAYLGEGAEETLPEHLTLSLSRVAEVRYGENPHQPGAVYRLGQERGPVLDARVVAGKPMSFNNYADADAAWALARELASQEDQPAGTRAVCVAVKHANPCGVAVADTVQAAWERARDADTLSVFGGVVAVSRPVDLAAAQAMRGTFLEVLIAPDVTPEAVEWFAAKKPDLRVLIAAPDARPGTLDVRPLAGGFAVQRRDTRPWDDLCPEVVTRREPTEQEWLDLRFAWAVVKHARSNAVVLARDGVTVGLGAGAVSRIWAAERAVANAGERARGSVLASEAFFPFDDVVRLAAGAGVTAILQPGGAKRDPEVIAAANDLGLSMVFTGSRHFRH, encoded by the coding sequence ATGACGAGACGGGCTCTGATTTCGGTCAGCGACAAGACGGGCATCGAGGCCTTCGCGCGGGCACTGGTGGCGCGGAGCTGGGAAATCCTCAGCACGGGGGGCACCCTGGCGGCGCTGCGTGCGGCGGGGGTTCCCGCGACGGCGGTGAGCGACGTGACGGGCTTCCCCGAGATTCTGGATGGGCGCGTCAAAACGCTGCATCCAAACATCCACGGCGGCATCCTCGCCCGGCGGGAGGAGGGGCATCTGGCTCAGCTCGCCGCGCACGGCATCGGCCCCATCGACCTCGTGTGCGTGAACCTCTACCCCTTCCGGGAGACGGTGGCGCGCGGGGCAGACTTCGGGGAGGCGGTCGAGAACATCGACATCGGCGGCCCGGCCATGATCCGCGCCGCTGCAAAGAATCACCAGGACGTGCTCGTGTTCGTGGACCCGGGGGATTATGGACTGGCGTTTCAGGACGACGTTTCCCCCGCCGACCGCCGACGCCTCGCGGCCAAGGCCTTTCGCCACACCAGCGAGTACGACGCGGCGATCACGGCCTATCTCGGGGAAGGGGCGGAGGAGACGTTGCCCGAGCACCTCACCCTCAGCCTCTCCCGGGTGGCCGAGGTGCGGTACGGCGAGAACCCCCACCAGCCGGGTGCGGTGTACCGGTTGGGACAGGAGCGCGGCCCGGTGCTCGACGCGCGGGTGGTCGCCGGAAAGCCCATGAGCTTCAACAACTACGCGGATGCGGATGCGGCCTGGGCGCTCGCGCGGGAACTCGCCTCACAGGAGGACCAGCCCGCCGGAACCCGCGCCGTCTGTGTGGCCGTCAAGCACGCCAACCCCTGCGGCGTGGCCGTGGCGGACACGGTGCAGGCCGCCTGGGAACGGGCGCGGGACGCCGACACCCTCAGCGTGTTCGGAGGTGTGGTCGCTGTGAGCCGACCGGTGGACCTCGCGGCGGCACAAGCCATGCGCGGCACCTTCTTGGAAGTCCTCATCGCGCCCGACGTGACGCCCGAGGCGGTGGAGTGGTTCGCCGCGAAGAAACCCGACCTGCGCGTGCTGATCGCCGCGCCGGACGCCAGGCCCGGCACGCTGGACGTTCGCCCGCTCGCCGGGGGCTTCGCCGTGCAGCGCCGCGACACCCGCCCCTGGGACGACCTCTGCCCCGAGGTGGTGACCCGGCGGGAGCCGACCGAGCAGGAATGGCTGGACCTGCGCTTCGCCTGGGCCGTCGTCAAGCACGCGCGCTCCAACGCGGTCGTCCTGGCGCGGGACGGGGTGACGGTCGGCCTGGGTGCGGGGGCGGTGAGCCGCATCTGGGCCGCCGAGCGCGCGGTGGCGAATGCCGGGGAGCGGGCGCGCGGCTCGGTCCTCGCCTCCGAGGCCTTTTTCCCCTTCGACGACGTGGTGCGCCTCGCGGCGGGGGCGGGCGTGACGGCGATTCTCCAGCCGGGCGGGGCCAAGCGCGACCCCGAGGTGATCGCGGCGGCGAACGACCTCGGCCTGAGCATGGTGTTCACCGGCTCGCGGCACTTCCGGCATTGA
- a CDS encoding glycosyltransferase family 4 protein — MDVAFLTDAPRVAGSEVWLLEVLPLLAGHGVRPTVFLPQRDTLGELARRLGEAGVAAQGYTAPSELPERTRAFDLRVLQAWDPATYRDVLPHLTAPRLVITHDQLDYHYPPPLRGLYREIYRRTKARPMAAAEGLVTVSAWGGAFLREQMGLRDVGVVTNGVDPLRFRPARGAERAELRAGFGFGRFTVLVPGRFAPEKNQLAALRAARHAPELDFVFVGDQDSGLGAATRALRRLLGLGNVRFLARRWDMPELYRASDALLQPTLAENQSLVTLEAMASGLPVVSTPIPAQRELIADGVTGLLVPPQGPLLAAALRALATHPERARGIGLAAREHVLGHHTLNHTAAAVAGVLRGAVAGGASAGFGRPGQWGNRTAAGT; from the coding sequence GTGGACGTAGCGTTTCTCACCGACGCGCCGCGCGTGGCGGGCAGCGAGGTCTGGTTGCTGGAGGTGCTGCCGCTGCTGGCGGGGCACGGCGTCCGGCCCACCGTGTTCCTCCCGCAGCGGGACACCCTGGGTGAACTCGCCCGGCGCCTCGGGGAGGCGGGCGTGGCCGCGCAGGGGTACACTGCCCCCTCCGAGCTGCCGGAGCGCACCCGGGCCTTTGACCTGCGCGTGCTCCAGGCCTGGGACCCGGCCACCTACCGGGACGTGCTGCCGCACTTGACCGCGCCGCGCCTCGTCATCACGCACGATCAGCTCGACTACCACTACCCGCCCCCCCTGCGGGGGCTGTACCGCGAGATCTACCGCCGCACCAAGGCGCGCCCCATGGCGGCGGCGGAAGGCCTGGTCACCGTCTCGGCCTGGGGCGGGGCCTTCCTGCGGGAGCAGATGGGCCTGCGGGACGTGGGCGTGGTGACGAACGGGGTCGATCCGCTGCGCTTCCGCCCGGCGCGGGGGGCCGAGCGGGCGGAGCTGCGCGCGGGCTTCGGGTTCGGGCGCTTCACCGTCCTCGTGCCGGGCCGTTTCGCCCCCGAGAAGAACCAGCTCGCCGCCCTGCGCGCCGCCCGCCACGCGCCGGAGTTGGACTTCGTGTTCGTGGGGGACCAGGATTCCGGGCTGGGGGCGGCCACCCGCGCGCTGCGCCGCCTGTTGGGGCTGGGCAACGTCCGCTTCCTGGCGCGGCGCTGGGACATGCCCGAGCTGTACCGCGCCTCGGACGCCCTGCTGCAACCCACACTCGCGGAGAACCAGTCGCTGGTGACCCTGGAGGCGATGGCGTCCGGCCTGCCTGTCGTCTCGACCCCCATCCCCGCCCAGCGGGAGCTGATCGCCGACGGGGTGACGGGCCTGCTCGTCCCGCCGCAGGGCCCGCTGCTCGCCGCCGCCCTCCGGGCCCTGGCGACGCACCCAGAGCGGGCCCGCGGGATCGGCCTGGCCGCCCGCGAACACGTCCTGGGGCACCACACCCTGAATCACACCGCCGCTGCGGTGGCGGGGGTACTGCGCGGGGCGGTCGCCGGGGGTGCGTCCGCCGGGTTCGGACGGCCCGGCCAGTGGGGTAACAGAACCGCCGCCGGGACCTAA
- a CDS encoding glycosyltransferase family 2 protein, translating into MKNFLVSLDVVGLVLFALFAIQQTAAALMPRLRLPTADSGMDLIFLIPALNEVQVIEATLRNLRETVPEARLVVIDDASDDGTDAVVRRLARQDPAIRLLRREFPEARQNKGRAMNWAVARLLADGTVRGDLRRTVFIGLDADGRIGRDFVRQVYGAFQDERVAAAQGWMRYRQEVPGVRGWRGGLARALLLGQDVENFILGHTQRFRHRAGTASLTGNGQCMRASYVAAQLARGVDPWPDVLLEDFGSAVEIRLDSPEHRIAFLDAHVRQQGMIEVRPLLRQRARWNQGTLECLRYLPALWRSRAHPVTLLDFTYLICGPYLASFLLLSILTQPLRRVLHGEGLTLPGWTGLLLSVLPLAFQVNWALRYCRERRLPWWMVPCTVALLPLFGFLTFWALPLAFYNHLSGRKGWYKSVRHDEGPGRDPGNGPEKTPTLRVSGD; encoded by the coding sequence TTGAAGAACTTCCTCGTGTCGCTCGACGTGGTGGGGCTGGTCCTCTTCGCGCTGTTCGCCATTCAGCAGACCGCCGCCGCCCTGATGCCCCGCCTGAGGCTGCCGACCGCCGACTCCGGCATGGACCTCATCTTCCTGATCCCGGCCCTCAACGAGGTGCAGGTCATTGAGGCGACCCTGCGCAACCTGCGCGAGACGGTGCCGGAGGCCCGCCTGGTCGTGATCGACGACGCGAGCGATGACGGGACGGACGCGGTCGTGAGGCGGCTGGCCCGGCAGGACCCGGCGATCCGGCTGCTGCGGCGCGAGTTCCCGGAGGCGCGGCAGAACAAGGGCCGGGCGATGAACTGGGCGGTGGCCCGCCTGCTCGCGGACGGTACGGTGCGCGGCGACCTGCGGCGAACGGTCTTTATCGGCCTGGACGCCGACGGGCGTATCGGCCGGGACTTCGTGCGGCAGGTGTACGGCGCCTTCCAGGACGAGCGGGTGGCGGCGGCGCAGGGCTGGATGCGCTACCGCCAGGAGGTGCCCGGGGTGCGCGGCTGGCGCGGCGGGCTGGCCCGGGCCTTGCTGCTGGGTCAGGACGTGGAGAACTTCATCCTGGGGCACACCCAGCGGTTCCGGCACCGGGCGGGCACCGCGTCGCTGACGGGCAACGGCCAGTGCATGCGCGCGAGCTACGTGGCGGCGCAGCTCGCCCGGGGGGTAGACCCCTGGCCCGACGTGCTGCTGGAGGACTTCGGGAGCGCGGTCGAGATCCGGCTCGACAGCCCCGAGCACCGCATCGCGTTCCTGGACGCCCACGTGCGGCAGCAGGGCATGATCGAGGTCCGGCCCCTGCTGCGGCAGCGCGCCCGCTGGAACCAGGGCACCCTGGAGTGCCTGCGCTACCTCCCGGCCCTGTGGCGCTCGCGGGCCCACCCGGTCACCCTGCTCGACTTCACCTACCTGATCTGCGGCCCGTACCTCGCGTCGTTCCTGCTCCTGAGCATCCTGACCCAGCCCCTGCGGAGGGTGCTCCACGGGGAGGGGCTCACGCTGCCGGGGTGGACCGGCCTCCTGCTGAGCGTGCTGCCGCTCGCCTTCCAGGTGAACTGGGCCCTGCGCTATTGCCGCGAGCGGCGCCTGCCGTGGTGGATGGTGCCCTGCACGGTCGCGCTGCTGCCGCTCTTCGGCTTCCTGACCTTCTGGGCGCTGCCGCTGGCGTTTTACAATCACCTCTCGGGCCGCAAGGGCTGGTACAAGAGCGTGCGCCACGACGAGGGACCGGGGCGCGATCCCGGAAACGGCCCGGAGAAGACCCCGACCCTGCGCGTCTCCGGGGACTGA
- a CDS encoding phage holin family protein has protein sequence MQEERKSMGGALVDVFDAALTLVKTEIRALLRQVGNVAKAKGIGVVLLLASVGPLVLGLIFLILAVFYGLIRLGLGPWLAALLIALVAFGLTGALILVGLRRLGTEVPRDEEERRPNRPLTEDEQLEAQYQAEQAAKRQGASSDAAGAVSTQFTPHQSGTQPRTVVNLSTGETRPLGSGSRSSGTLTSSTGSVGGETRHPSSEPGGVQGSMGQGGGVATDTPDQRRNVRSDGLQHTGTAANATAAQMEQDRQRGVVRPGLDSSGFTSGDPGVNASDRGAGIKTPLTERFGESQGTALRGTDAGEVRLPVYEATEDGEPQVYGSGLNKKLDGSETHDAGAGGHGGHDKPDPNIQRPVVLKDAPGIEVSTAPTFQEDMKKEGY, from the coding sequence ATGCAAGAAGAACGCAAGAGCATGGGGGGGGCGCTCGTCGACGTGTTCGACGCGGCGCTCACGCTCGTCAAGACGGAGATCCGCGCGCTGCTGCGCCAGGTGGGCAACGTCGCCAAGGCCAAGGGGATCGGTGTGGTGCTGCTGCTCGCGTCGGTCGGCCCGCTGGTGCTGGGCCTGATCTTCCTGATCCTGGCGGTGTTCTACGGCCTGATTCGGCTGGGGCTGGGGCCCTGGCTGGCCGCCCTGCTCATCGCCCTGGTGGCCTTCGGCCTGACCGGCGCCCTGATCCTGGTCGGCCTGCGCCGCCTGGGCACCGAGGTCCCGCGCGACGAGGAGGAACGGCGCCCCAACCGCCCCCTGACCGAGGACGAGCAGCTCGAGGCCCAGTACCAGGCCGAGCAGGCGGCGAAGCGCCAGGGAGCCTCTTCGGACGCTGCGGGGGCGGTGTCCACCCAGTTCACCCCCCACCAGTCGGGCACCCAGCCCCGGACGGTCGTGAACCTGAGCACCGGGGAAACGAGACCTCTGGGGTCCGGGTCCCGTTCGTCCGGCACGCTGACCTCCAGCACGGGGTCGGTGGGTGGGGAAACCCGGCACCCCAGCAGCGAGCCGGGCGGCGTGCAGGGCAGCATGGGACAGGGCGGCGGGGTCGCCACTGATACCCCGGACCAGCGCCGCAATGTGAGGAGCGACGGCCTGCAACACACCGGCACCGCCGCGAACGCCACCGCCGCGCAGATGGAGCAGGACCGTCAGCGCGGGGTGGTGCGCCCGGGGCTCGACTCCTCCGGCTTCACCTCGGGCGATCCCGGCGTGAATGCCAGCGACCGGGGGGCGGGGATCAAGACGCCGCTCACCGAACGGTTCGGCGAGTCGCAGGGCACCGCCCTCCGGGGCACCGACGCGGGCGAGGTGCGCCTCCCCGTGTACGAGGCGACCGAGGACGGCGAGCCGCAGGTGTACGGCAGCGGCCTGAACAAGAAGCTCGACGGCTCGGAGACGCACGACGCGGGGGCCGGGGGGCACGGCGGCCACGACAAGCCCGACCCCAACATTCAGCGTCCCGTGGTGCTCAAGGACGCTCCCGGCATCGAGGTCAGCACGGCGCCCACCTTCCAGGAAGACATGAAAAAGGAGGGGTACTGA
- a CDS encoding O-acetylhomoserine aminocarboxypropyltransferase/cysteine synthase family protein, translating to MADKTLHFDTLQVHAGQRPDPATGAQAVPIYATNSYVFESPEHAANLFGLRAFGNIYSRIMNPTNAVLEERVAALEGGVGALAVASGHAAQFVAITNVAQAGDNIVSTPNLYGGTVNQFRVTLRRLGIEVRFTSKEERPEEFAALIDDRTRAVYLETIGNPALNIPDFEAIAAVAHAKGVAVFVDNTFGAGGYYCQPLRHGADVVLHSASKWIGGHGNGIGGIIVDGGSFDWGNGRYPLITDPSPSYHGLSFWEAFGTGNALGLPNVAFITRARTEGLRDIGATLAPQQAWQFLQGLETLSLRGERHAQNALALASWLSAHPDVSRVTYPGLSNHPHFDRAQTYLPRGAGAVLTFELKGGRAAGEAFIRSVQLAQHVANVGDTRTLVIHPASTTHSQLDEVTQEAAGVTPGLIRVSVGIEHIGDIQEDFAQALATALVDAEGV from the coding sequence ATGGCCGATAAGACTCTGCATTTCGACACGCTTCAGGTACACGCCGGGCAGCGCCCCGACCCGGCGACGGGCGCGCAGGCCGTGCCCATCTACGCGACCAACTCCTACGTGTTCGAGTCGCCCGAGCACGCGGCGAACCTCTTCGGGCTGCGGGCCTTCGGGAACATCTACAGCCGCATCATGAACCCCACGAACGCCGTGCTGGAGGAGCGCGTGGCGGCGCTGGAGGGCGGCGTGGGCGCCCTGGCGGTGGCGAGCGGGCACGCGGCGCAGTTTGTGGCGATCACGAACGTGGCGCAGGCCGGGGACAACATCGTGAGCACGCCCAACCTGTACGGCGGCACGGTGAACCAGTTCCGGGTGACCCTGCGGCGGCTGGGCATCGAGGTGCGCTTCACCAGCAAGGAGGAGCGCCCCGAGGAGTTCGCCGCCCTCATCGACGACCGCACCCGCGCCGTGTACCTGGAGACCATCGGCAACCCGGCGCTGAACATCCCCGACTTCGAGGCGATCGCCGCCGTCGCCCACGCGAAGGGTGTCGCCGTGTTCGTGGACAACACCTTCGGGGCGGGGGGGTACTACTGCCAGCCGCTGCGGCACGGGGCGGACGTGGTGCTGCACTCGGCGAGCAAGTGGATCGGCGGGCACGGCAACGGGATCGGCGGGATCATCGTGGACGGCGGCTCGTTCGACTGGGGGAACGGGCGGTATCCGCTGATCACCGACCCCAGCCCGAGCTACCACGGCCTGAGCTTCTGGGAGGCGTTCGGGACGGGGAACGCGCTGGGGCTGCCCAACGTCGCCTTCATCACCCGGGCGCGGACGGAAGGGCTGCGCGACATCGGCGCCACGCTCGCGCCGCAGCAGGCGTGGCAGTTCCTGCAGGGACTGGAGACGCTCTCGCTGCGCGGCGAGCGGCACGCGCAGAATGCCCTCGCCCTCGCCTCGTGGCTCAGCGCGCACCCCGACGTGTCGCGGGTGACCTATCCGGGCCTGAGCAACCACCCCCACTTCGACCGGGCGCAGACGTACCTGCCGCGCGGGGCCGGGGCGGTCCTGACCTTCGAGCTGAAGGGAGGCCGGGCGGCGGGCGAGGCCTTTATCCGCTCGGTGCAACTGGCCCAGCACGTCGCCAACGTGGGCGACACCCGCACGCTCGTCATCCACCCCGCGAGCACGACCCATTCGCAGCTCGACGAGGTGACGCAGGAGGCCGCCGGGGTCACGCCGGGCCTGATCCGGGTGTCGGTGGGCATCGAGCATATCGGCGACATCCAGGAGGACTTCGCGCAGGCGCTGGCGACGGCCCTGGTGGACGCGGAGGGGGTATGA
- a CDS encoding homoserine O-acetyltransferase family protein, with translation MTAVTLPREPGPPPPPERCSGPRTALLFRDAPLLLDCGQAASDVRVTYHTYGTPSEHAVLVLHALTGTSAVHEWWPDFLGEGRPLDPTREYIVCANVLGGCAGTSGPADLPQVNGGDAPLTLRDMARVGRALLEHLGVRRVSVIGASMGGMLAYAWLLECPDLVDRAVIIGAPARHSPWAIGLNTAARNAIRAAPGGEGLKVARQIAMLSYRSPESFARTQAGWGRCRPGTPDITTYLEYQGEKLAARFCERTYLALTAAMDRFQPTDAELRGIGVPVLAVGISSDVLYPPAEVRAGVGLLPRGHYRELESVHGHDAFLIDPGGLPGWVTDFLRAGRPA, from the coding sequence ATGACCGCCGTGACCCTCCCCCGGGAGCCCGGGCCGCCCCCCCCTCCCGAGCGATGTTCGGGGCCGCGGACGGCTCTCCTCTTCCGGGACGCGCCGCTGCTGCTCGACTGCGGGCAGGCCGCCTCGGACGTGCGGGTGACTTACCACACCTACGGCACGCCGTCGGAACACGCGGTCCTCGTGCTGCACGCCCTGACGGGCACGAGCGCGGTGCATGAATGGTGGCCGGATTTTCTGGGAGAGGGTCGGCCCCTGGACCCCACCCGGGAGTACATCGTCTGCGCGAACGTGCTGGGCGGCTGTGCGGGCACGAGCGGCCCCGCCGACCTCCCACAGGTGAACGGCGGGGACGCGCCCCTGACCCTGCGCGACATGGCACGGGTGGGGCGGGCGCTGCTGGAGCACCTGGGCGTGCGCCGCGTCTCGGTGATCGGCGCGAGCATGGGCGGGATGCTGGCCTACGCCTGGCTGCTGGAGTGCCCCGACCTCGTGGACCGGGCGGTGATCATCGGGGCGCCCGCCCGCCACTCCCCCTGGGCCATCGGGCTGAACACCGCCGCCCGGAATGCCATCCGCGCCGCACCGGGTGGCGAGGGGCTGAAGGTCGCCCGGCAGATCGCCATGCTGAGTTACCGCAGCCCCGAGAGCTTCGCCCGCACCCAGGCGGGGTGGGGCCGGTGCCGCCCCGGCACGCCCGACATCACGACCTACCTGGAATACCAGGGGGAGAAGCTGGCCGCCCGCTTCTGCGAGCGCACCTACCTCGCGCTGACGGCGGCGATGGACCGCTTCCAGCCCACGGACGCGGAGCTGCGGGGTATCGGGGTGCCGGTGCTCGCGGTCGGCATCTCCAGCGACGTGCTGTATCCCCCCGCCGAGGTCCGCGCCGGGGTGGGGCTGCTGCCCCGCGGCCATTACCGGGAGCTGGAGAGCGTCCACGGGCACGACGCCTTCCTGATCGACCCGGGGGGGCTGCCGGGGTGGGTGACGGACTTCCTGCGGGCCGGGCGCCCGGCTTAG
- a CDS encoding RidA family protein, whose amino-acid sequence MSDTPLRVRFVNVPALGQAPGYSHLAEVRGGRTVYLSGQIAVDEQGRTVGEGDFLAQARKVFGNIGLALAEVGLTFDSVVKLTFFLTDFAHLPQMRSVRDEFVNVQSPPASSAVQVAALVRPELLIEVEAIAVAP is encoded by the coding sequence ATGAGTGACACGCCGCTCCGGGTCCGCTTCGTCAACGTGCCCGCCCTGGGTCAGGCGCCCGGCTACTCCCATCTGGCGGAGGTGCGTGGTGGCCGCACGGTCTACCTCTCCGGGCAGATCGCGGTGGACGAACAGGGCCGCACGGTGGGGGAGGGCGATTTCCTGGCGCAGGCCCGCAAGGTCTTCGGGAACATCGGCCTCGCCCTGGCGGAGGTCGGGTTGACCTTCGACTCGGTCGTGAAGTTGACCTTTTTCCTGACGGATTTTGCCCATCTGCCCCAGATGCGCTCGGTTCGGGACGAGTTCGTGAATGTGCAGAGCCCTCCCGCCAGCAGCGCCGTGCAGGTCGCCGCGCTGGTGCGCCCGGAACTCCTCATCGAGGTCGAGGCGATAGCGGTCGCCCCTTGA
- a CDS encoding Fur family transcriptional regulator codes for MTATRSTRQRDVIARVLDGAEGPLAVGDVLARAQADLPGLGVATVYRTLKLLTEQGRIHPVTLDGETRYEPAGRGHHHHFSCTRCGRVFTLHACPVALPHGTVYPGGFIVEAHEVTLYGQCPACAGARD; via the coding sequence ATGACGGCGACCCGCAGCACCCGCCAGCGCGACGTGATCGCCCGCGTTCTCGACGGCGCGGAGGGACCCCTGGCCGTGGGGGACGTGCTGGCCCGCGCGCAGGCCGACCTGCCGGGACTGGGGGTGGCGACGGTGTACCGCACCCTCAAGTTGCTGACCGAGCAGGGCCGCATCCACCCCGTCACGCTGGACGGCGAGACGCGCTACGAGCCCGCCGGGCGGGGCCACCACCACCACTTCTCCTGCACCCGCTGCGGGCGGGTCTTCACCCTGCACGCCTGCCCGGTCGCCCTGCCGCACGGCACGGTCTACCCCGGCGGCTTCATCGTGGAGGCGCACGAGGTCACCCTGTACGGGCAATGCCCGGCGTGCGCGGGAGCGCGGGACTGA
- a CDS encoding bifunctional 5,10-methylenetetrahydrofolate dehydrogenase/5,10-methenyltetrahydrofolate cyclohydrolase codes for MTESRSLLGKPLADEVTRGVREALAKWANLEPSFRPHLVSVLASSDPASRVYVESKARRARKLGVEFGVRDLGPQPTQDDLHAALRELSADPAVHGIVLELPLAPGLDADAALLHIEPRKDVEGLTPANLALIAAGRESEALLPPTPRSVRFLLRAVLGDDLRGVRVGLIGPGRTVGRPLAFMLNNRGVTVTLCNEHTRDLAGVLAPQDAVVVAVGREGLLRPEHVQPHHVVIDAGINVTPEGVVGDAVPDLPVRAQTPVPGGVGPLTSALMYQNLVRAVKLQRGERVE; via the coding sequence ATGACGGAATCCCGATCCCTCCTCGGCAAGCCGCTCGCGGACGAGGTGACGCGGGGCGTCCGGGAAGCCCTGGCTAAGTGGGCCAACCTGGAGCCGAGCTTCCGGCCTCACCTCGTCTCCGTGCTGGCCTCCAGCGACCCCGCCTCGCGCGTGTACGTGGAGAGCAAGGCCCGGCGCGCCAGGAAGCTCGGTGTGGAGTTCGGGGTGCGCGACCTGGGGCCGCAACCTACGCAGGACGACCTGCACGCGGCGCTGCGTGAACTGTCCGCCGACCCCGCCGTTCACGGCATCGTCCTCGAATTACCCCTGGCCCCTGGTCTGGATGCCGACGCTGCCCTGCTGCACATCGAGCCCCGCAAGGATGTGGAGGGGCTGACCCCCGCCAACCTCGCCCTGATCGCGGCGGGCCGGGAGAGCGAGGCGCTGCTGCCCCCCACCCCCCGCAGCGTGCGCTTCCTGCTCCGCGCCGTGCTGGGCGACGACCTGCGGGGCGTGCGCGTCGGCCTGATCGGTCCCGGGCGCACGGTCGGGCGGCCCCTCGCCTTCATGCTGAACAACCGGGGCGTGACGGTGACCCTGTGCAACGAGCACACCCGCGACCTCGCCGGGGTGCTGGCCCCCCAGGACGCCGTGGTGGTCGCTGTGGGCCGCGAGGGACTGCTGAGGCCCGAACACGTCCAGCCGCATCACGTCGTCATCGACGCGGGGATCAACGTCACCCCGGAGGGCGTGGTCGGCGACGCCGTGCCGGACCTCCCCGTGCGGGCGCAGACCCCGGTGCCGGGCGGGGTCGGCCCCCTCACGAGCGCGCTGATGTACCAGAACCTCGTGCGTGCAGTGAAGTTGCAGCGCGGCGAGCGGGTCGAGTAG
- a CDS encoding glycosyltransferase, translating to MSHLFTLLDTLGLLLLGLYLVQMTLAALLPRPRRSRAPDPRLRFTVLIPALNEEEVIVATVRSVRTLAPEARVAVIDDGSEDATAALVGTLADADPQVRLLRRVAPHARQGKGKALNWAARRVVEDARAEGRDLRHEVLVILDADGRLSPGLLPGARRAFADPWVMGAQAHVQVRMSGIPSTFHGWIGRMLELEQDIEYFIIRHMQQLRERWHGVALFGNGQFMRASYLAGQFERGRDPWPDCLSEDLASGLELRLADPRFRLAFLESAVTQQGLPDLGRFTRQRARWVQGTMQCAPYIPRLWRARVPLAARLDLSYFLSNPWTIALVLLSLLSQPVRLLFGERGLVLDPVVATTLTGLNLALQAQWVARYRRQNPLNPGMVALAFGGLFVYGFAIFSSLPRAYRNYLTRRHVWDKSVRHAEGLEIEQPRVVPASSSD from the coding sequence TTGAGCCATCTCTTCACGCTGCTGGACACGCTGGGGCTGCTCCTGCTCGGCCTGTACCTGGTTCAGATGACGCTGGCCGCCCTCCTCCCGCGCCCCCGCCGGAGCCGGGCCCCCGACCCGCGCCTGCGCTTCACCGTCCTGATTCCCGCCCTGAACGAGGAGGAGGTGATCGTGGCGACCGTCCGCAGCGTCCGCACCCTGGCCCCCGAGGCGCGGGTGGCCGTGATCGACGACGGGAGTGAGGACGCGACCGCCGCCCTCGTGGGGACCCTCGCCGACGCCGACCCGCAGGTTCGGCTGCTGCGCCGGGTCGCCCCGCACGCGCGCCAGGGCAAGGGAAAGGCGCTGAACTGGGCCGCTCGGCGCGTGGTCGAGGACGCCCGCGCCGAGGGCCGCGACCTGCGCCACGAGGTTCTCGTGATCCTCGACGCGGACGGCAGGCTTTCGCCCGGGCTGCTGCCGGGGGCGCGGCGGGCCTTCGCGGACCCCTGGGTGATGGGGGCACAGGCGCACGTGCAGGTCCGCATGTCGGGCATCCCGAGCACTTTTCACGGCTGGATCGGCCGGATGCTGGAACTCGAACAGGACATCGAGTACTTCATCATCCGGCACATGCAACAGCTCCGGGAGCGGTGGCACGGGGTCGCGCTCTTCGGCAACGGGCAATTCATGCGGGCGAGCTACCTCGCGGGGCAGTTCGAGCGGGGACGGGACCCCTGGCCCGACTGCCTCTCGGAGGACCTCGCCAGCGGGCTGGAGCTGCGGCTCGCTGACCCCCGGTTCCGGCTGGCCTTTCTGGAGAGCGCCGTCACCCAGCAGGGGCTCCCCGACCTCGGGCGCTTCACCCGCCAGCGGGCACGCTGGGTGCAGGGGACGATGCAGTGCGCCCCCTACATCCCGCGGCTGTGGCGGGCGAGGGTTCCGCTGGCGGCCCGGCTGGACCTGAGCTACTTCCTCTCCAACCCCTGGACCATCGCGCTGGTGCTGCTCTCGCTGCTCAGCCAACCCGTGCGGCTGCTGTTCGGGGAGCGCGGGCTGGTGCTCGACCCGGTGGTGGCGACCACCCTCACCGGGCTGAACCTCGCCCTGCAGGCCCAGTGGGTGGCCCGCTATCGGCGGCAGAACCCGCTGAACCCGGGGATGGTGGCCCTCGCGTTCGGCGGGCTCTTCGTCTACGGCTTCGCCATCTTCTCCAGCCTGCCGCGGGCGTACCGGAATTACCTCACCCGCCGCCACGTCTGGGACAAGAGCGTTCGGCACGCCGAGGGGCTGGAGATCGAGCAACCCCGGGTCGTCCCGGCCAGTTCCAGCGACTGA